Within the Planctomycetota bacterium genome, the region CGTGATCAGCCCGCGAACCCCGCCGCTCGTCGCCAGACATAGATCTGGCCGACGTGGTAGGCCTCGTGGGTGGTCATCATGAACGTCGCCAGGTGGCCGATGGAGGGCGACATGCCGCGGAATCGCTCTGGTAGCGGTTTTGCGAGAGTGGGCTCGTCGGCGGATCGGACGGCGTCGGCGAGGTCGACGTGGACGCGTTCGTACGTCTCCAGCAGCTCGTCTTTCGACGCATAGACGCCGCGGTCGGCGACGGGCGTCGAGCCGGGCTTTACGTGTTCTCGCCACTCACGCGGAACGATCCCGTCCCGGCCGAGGCAGAAGCGGGCGAAGTCCAGGGCGTTTGCACAGTGGCCCAGCGTCCAGGCCGGGTGGTTCAAGACGCCCGCCGGTTGCTCGGCCATTCGTTCGTCAGGCACGCCATCGAGGGCTTTGGCGAACCAGTCGCGGTTGCCTTCGAACATGTCGACGATCAGGTCGCGTTGCATGGCAGGATCGTTC harbors:
- a CDS encoding DinB family protein; the protein is ALSLTHHAGPQGPDSGNPTSRQNPGLAARRGEAANDPAMQRDLIVDMFEGNRDWFAKALDGVPDERMAEQPAGVLNHPAWTLGHCANALDFARFCLGRDGIVPREWREHVKPGSTPVADRGVYASKDELLETYERVHVDLADAVRSADEPTLAKPLPERFRGMSPSIGHLATFMMTTHEAYHVGQIYVWRRAAGFAG